The nucleotide window AAACACAGTTCATTTTCTATTCAAAATGGAAATGACTGGCCAATATACTGCAACTGCAATTCATTTGATGCCCCCCAGTTCCATGATATTCTAGATCATAATAGGCGATAGCTGAATCAGCTTTCATCTGACATTCTGACATGGAATATGAGCAAAATCCATGAATTTGTATTTTATAGACTTTAACCATGCACATGCACATTCATTCTATTTTGTTGTTGAATCCAGTGATTTTTGTTCAGGTATCTCCAATGCGGCAGTGCCTCACTGGCATCATGATTATTGAATGGCCCAACACTACAGAAATTCAGCGAACCATTGCCTTCGCTAGACAACAACCCACATTCACGGCTTCAGTGTGCTGCTCCAGCTTTGTGAAACAAAGGGATAATTGCAACGAACTGAAATATAATCATAATTCATTAAGATAATTGAAGAGCCAATGTCCTTCTGGATCCAAACACTGGTCAGGAAACAGAGGAATTCACATAGAAGAGTTGACAGTTGACACACTCGTTGATGCCTCTGGCCCAGTCAGGTTGCCAACTCAACCATGCCAAAAAGAGGCGAAGCTTGTCTttgtcttaccaaaatttggagacatcAATCACACTTTGCTCCCATTTAGGGCATCGAGCTATCAACTATGCACGGAGGCAGTTCTCTCTTGTGAATCTGCCTGCAGATCACTCAGAGTAAATGAAACAGTTTACGATTAACCATTCCTGCAGCTATGAACAATATAAGATTAGATTACCTCTTGTGGTCACGGCCATTTGCTCTAAAGGCTGTCCATGCATCGTCCTAGGTACACATGACAAACACAAGAAGTACCACCGCAATTAGTTGAGCAGCACCCAGCACTGTAGTACTCTTGGGTGGTTGGACATGAAGTGATGCTTCCGGGTTCCAGCATGTGTGATGTGAGTACCATTATTTATGGGACCAGAAGATAGCAACTGCATCCAGAAATCTAACGTGTCAAATGAACAACTGGGCACATGGAGGATCTACAATATAAGTTAGTTCTGGAAAATTTTACAGACTTGAAAGGTCAAAGCACATTGCAAACAAACTCGTTCAACTTCACCAAAGTAAGATATGCTCACAGCTGCAGTATAAAGGACTACAATTTTGTGGGGAAAGTAtattaaatatagcaaattgCAAGCACGAGTCCTAAGATATCAATGCAATTCCCCAGCCTGCACAAAAAGGAGGATCCAATGGATGCCTTGTTCAAAAGAAGTACTCAAGTACATGTAAATGTAATATGGTATATGGTGTTATTGTGGAACAAATTCAAGGATAGCCAGTTCTACTGCAGTATACAATATAAAAATTTGAGGCAACAGAGGAGCAAAATGAAAAAGGCTGGACAGTAAGAAACTGATGAAACAGGATGATCCAGACATCCAGTATTGGTTTCCTTTCCTCTAAAGATAAAAAAAAACCATGATACCAAAGCACTCTGAACCTTCTGGAACCACAGCAGCATAACAAACGATGAGTTGAGGTTGATTTATCGAAGTTTGGTCACAAAAAATAGGAAAGACAGGGGAGCCTACATCCAGAATGAAGATTCAACACTGGACCAACCTTTTACTCTTAAAATGCATTTTCACTAGAGGGAGAAATTCAAGTTCACAAAATACTTTCTGGTTTCTTATTTGACCTTTATCTCTATCTTGTGGTTTTTTATTGTTTTTTGAGACATCACTCTGACTAGTTTCTTTTGATCACTATATTACTATATATATTCTAATAAATCTAAACATTTGAAAGCATTCCTGAAGACAAATCTAACCATAAGCTATATCATTCTCATTTAATCAATATTGATATTTTCAGACCTATCAATGGTCAAACCTTATAAAGTTTGACACCAAGGATTCTAggaaatcaaataaaaaacaactGGGAGTAGAAAAAAGAGCAAAATTATCAAGGCCCAACCACCGACAGCTGCCCTTAAGGCGCAAAACTAGAAACATCACATAAAGTGTGAAACTAATACAAAACTGGAGCAATAATGACAACAATATGCAAATTCGTTGTAAACCCTGAGATGAAAACCATGTGAATATACCTAAAATGATAAGATAGTTTTACTCTACATAGTAATGTAGGTGTAGAAGCAACAGGATAGAACTCCATTTCAATATGAACATGGTAACTTGTGTTAGCACTAAATGGACTAAAATTACATCATCAGTAAACTCTTTGAATGGTTATGTTTTAGCATTTTTGTTCTTGTTTTAAAAGGTATTAAGATGTTGAAAGCAAGACATCTCATCAATTTGATGGAACGAGGATACAAGATTCAACAAGATGCAATGAGCCAGGTAGATCATCAGTGGAAAATAATCCTCAACAATTTTTTTATTGTAActgtaagacataatctgctgctccccaaATCTCTCTTTGCTGCAGATTAGGAGTTGGAACTGGTCAGCATGGCTGTCCATTCTCTAGTGCTGTAGCTTGTAAGGCAATAGGCCATCTAGTACTAGTAGTTGGTAGAAACTACATCAGCCATGTTGGTAGTGGGCTGATCTAAGCAAGGTACCTGCTGTACTAGGAGTAGATGGGGCTGTACCCAGCCATACTCTTGTGTACCTTATAGTTGGTACAAGAGTTGTATATATACTACACCTTAGGCAATGCAATACTCAGTTCAGCTGAAGCAACATTCAGAGCAGCAAAGCTGCTGCTCAGCTGCGTGTGTGCTGTGCTCaaccccttcttctacctctagccaaattgagtgtgtgtgtgctggtaagctaGCTGCTTACCTGCGCAGGGATCCCAGGGGCCAAAAGTAACTAGAAAAGCTTGAAACTGGGTCTCTGCATACATGAATTTATAATTAAGAAGACAACTTTGAGTCAGTAACTTAGTTCAATGAAACATCTGAGATGCAAAGTAGGTACTTCCTCTTTAAGATTGGCACATGCTCAGCTGGTGTCAATGATGGCATAAATTGTTGATCTAATCACAATCTTGGCTACAAAGCTCATCAGCCCTTGATTGCCTATTAGACAAAAGGCCTCCCACAGGAATTAGCCTGGAACTTATTGTTGACTTAGTAAGGTTGCAACTACTCAAAGAACTCTCTGTTACTCAAGTGTGCTGCAATAACTTATCCAAGGGGTGTGCTCTGTATGTCTGATGAGGGCTATTAAACCATCCAAAGTTTCATATACCTCTTTCCTTTTCTTGTGCCTTGTGTCTTTAGCCAAAAACTCATGTACCTCATTTCCTACCTGAATCAAGCTACTACCAGGTGTTTTCTCAACTCCCCGGTCACGCATTGTTCTGCGTGCATCCATCACACTGCCCCACCTTCCCTCTAGGGCGCTACAATTGGAAACCAACACTTGATAACTAGAATTAAAAGGTTCTATTTCAACTACCCTTGCACTGACATACTCTGTCAACTCTGCATCACCATGTGTAATGCAAGAACTAAGCAAAGTTACCCAAATGACAACCGCAGGCTTAAGAGGCATGCTTTCAATAAATCGAACTGCCTCCTGTAACTTACCAGCTCGACCAAGTAGATCCACTATGCATCCATAATGCTCCATTCTTGGCACAATCCCATAGTGCTCAACCATTTGCTTAAAGATGCTCCAACCTTCTTGCAACAAACCTCCATGAGCACAAGCAGCAAGTGCAGCAACAAAGACTGTATCATCCAGTGTGACTCCTTCTCTGCACATATCATGGTAGATCAACAGAGCTTCTCTAAACTGTCCATTATAAGCAAAACCAGATATCATTGTTGTCCATGTAATGACACATCTTGTTTTCATTTTATTAAAAACTAACCGTGCCCTTCCTACATCTCCACATTTTGCAGACATGTCCATGAGAGCATTTCCTAATGCAACAGTTATATGACTGTTGTTTTTACTAATGTAAGAACTGATCCAGTTGCAGTATTCAACACTGCCCAGCTGAGCGCAGGCTGAGACGACACTTACTAATGTTGCTTCATCAGGCATGAATCTTCCCTCAAGCATCATCTGCTGAAACGTGCGCAGTGCCTCATCATACCTTGAGTTGTGGTTGTACCCTGTTATCATTGCATTCCACGAAACCAAGTTCTTATCAGGCATGTGATCAAACAGCACTCTAGCTGAATCTAGATCCCCAATCTTTGCATAGGCAGAGACCATAGCTGTCCACGAAACCACATCCTTCCGATCCATTAGATCAAAAAGTGACCTTGCAGACTCAACATTGCCACTTGCTGCATACCCTGAGATCATGAGATTCCAAGAAATGGCATCCCTGATCGGCATCCTATCAAACACAGCACGTGCCGACACCATGTCCCCCACCCTCGTAAATGCAGCGACAACGGTGTTCCAGGAGACAACGTTCCTCTCCGGCATCGCCTCAAACAACTCCATGGCCCCTGTCGCATCTCCGCTCGACATGTACACACCAACTATGGAGTTCCATGAAACCACGTCCCTTTCAGCCATTTCATCGAACACCTTGCGAGCGACCCCAACATCACCCCGGTCGCTGCATTTGTAGTACACGTTGAGGAGAGCGTTCTGCACGACAACGTCGGAGCCGAACCCACACCTCAAGACCTGTCCATGGACGCACCGGCACAGCGGCAGCCGCCTCAGTGATTCGCACGCGCGAAGCAGGAAGGTGAAGGTGAACCCGTTGGGGGACACCCCTGCCGCACGCATCGCGGCGTAGGCCGCGAACGCGTCCGCCGCGGAGCAgtcccggccgccgccgccgccgcgcccggcgAGGCGCTCGATGAGGGTGTTGTGCGCTACGGTGGAGGCGCTGGCGCCGGCAGCGCGAAGGATCGCCGCGGCGGCTGCCTGGCGCGGGGACGAGGAGGAGATGGAGAACGCGGCGGAGACGAGGGCCGGGAGGAGGCGTGGACTCGCGGAGAGGCCGCGGGCGAGGAGCTGGGCGTGGGTCTGCAGCAGGTGGCGCGGGGACTTGAGGTTGAGGCCGCGCAGGATCTTCAGCAGCTCCTGCTCCATTGGTGACTCGGTGTGTTGGAGGAGGCGATTTTTGAATGTCCCTGATCTTCCCGTCTGCcgtctttcttttttcttaattttTAACTGAAAAAATACGGCGCCATTAAACTGAACATTGGCTCAACGTTTTCATTAGCATATAGTTAATGTTAACATCATCGGTTTATAGAAATTTTCTTGGGTTAACTAATTCCAAACAAGCACTAAAGGCATCTCCGATAGTTCCTGGAAAACCAGTTGGTAAATCAATAAGTTTTTTAAGTCGTTAAAAAagtaggaaatatattatttcttatctttctccaactactTCTACTGTCTCATTTAGAAGGGAATTTTGTATCAGAAATTCCGAACTATTTTCAAATCACAGTAGTCATTTTTATACTTTCTCTATCTTTTATTTGCATTGGAAAATGGACCGATGGATATGAGCGTGTATTTCTACGCAATTGGATCAATTTTCCTAACTGCGGAAAGATTGTAAGTTGAGATAATGAGTTGTTGGAGAGATATTTTTGAATCTTGCTAAAAAGTCAAGATCGAGAGTGAGTTTTGAATACTCTTGAAGATGTTCTAAAAGGGTGAGAGAATTAGGCTCGTCACGACAATTTGGTAGAGCTCCTCCTGCTCCAGATTCTCTAAAGGGTAAGAGAATTAGGCTCGTCAAATTTTATCTCCCAAGATGTGGGGAGAGAAACTTAGGAATCTGCCACTATAAAAGTTGGGTTTCGCTAAAATGCCACGTGTTTCTATTAAACATGTGTTGGAATGCCTTTTGAGGCTTTTTCTTTGACATTTAAATATTTTCTTCACAAATAAGGACCTAAACTTCCACTTTGCCACCGACCGAGTTTGTCATACTCTTATCCTCATTTGTTCCTGACGGTGTCTTGGTAAAGGGCAACACCGCATCTCAACTCATAACAACCGTCGTCCCTGACACTGTTGCTCTGCCAAGTCCAACCCGAAGGCTCTTCTCATTCCCCATCTCCGCAATGGAAGCTACGGACCTAGGACTTCCTAGTGTGATACTTTTAGCATTAGGTGCCTCGGTGGTGCAAGTATGTGAAATAGATTTGCATATGTTGAAGTTTTTATTATTGCtttaattttttaaacctaattcaACCGTCCTCCTAAGCCATTCGATCCTTTCAAAGTCTCACAGTGTTGCCTATAATCATTTCTAGATCTTATCTTATGATGATTAAGTGTGTGTAGTCGTACTATCAATGCATGGAAATATATCATCACTAAGATCCATTGATAACAACAGTACTGACTAGCAGCATTCGATCGAATGGAAGGATAGCGCCCAAAGTGCAAGGTGGTTGGACAAGGTACACAATACAAACTTTTTAAGTAGGATTCCTCCAAACAAAAAACCTTGCTCATTCGATCATTACAGCTTAGGCCCTCTCGCCACCATCGCCAgggtcccctcctctctctctaccGATGACCTCGTGGGTGGCCAAAGGAGTAGGGACTCGTTCTCTTAATagatttattttctttctttctttatttcTTGTTTCATCTTGGGTTAAGTTTGTAGCGTCATTTACAAGGTGGTGACAATAACAGCAAAGGGCCAGCGAGAGTATATTCTGTTACATCTGTTAGCTCCCTACAAATCTTGGCAGTTGGTGTATTTATAAAGGAAGCGGTTGGTTGGCTTTCGATATAGCGATTTTGATCTCTTCTTTTAGTTTATTCTACGACAAAGATCCGGTTTCTCCGAAACTCTGTTCTAGTGGTGAATGTTTGTAAGCTTGTGTTCCTTGGGACGATGCTTTTTCGGTATAGATCATGTTGCTAGTGGGCGAGTGATTTTTGGGGTCTTTAAACTTTTGAATGGCGAGGTTCTTTGTATGCATCCCTTTCATTTGCCATCTTTTCAATGTGTTTTCAAGCTCTATCGAGTTATGGACTATCAAAGAAAGAAGACAACGCAATTAGTATTTTTAGAGGTCGCTTTATGTGTCCAGTTAGACATCTTTTGCACtaggtttatttatttatttatttatatatatatatatatattgccgcGGGATTTTTTTAGAAGTAAAACCGTAGTATATATAAGTTAAACTTACATATTGTTACATCGCTCCCATTAAAATTGGGCAAGGCAATGAAAGAAACCAATAAAAGACTACTCCATTGGTCCAAAAAATTAATCCAATTCTTACATTTCGAGGAGTAAGACGATTTAAAGTTGGACTAAATTCATATAaaaagtactaatatttatgatacaacaAATTATCATGAAATTAATTACAAAAtacattttcataataaacttagttGGATACATAGATATTAATACTATctactataaatttagtcaaagttaagcTAATATGACTTGCACGAATTCTATAATTTAATTGTTttagatggagggagtaatagAATTAGATAGATTTATAGGATGATGTTGTAATATGGTAAAACAAATAGCCTTATATATTTCTAATATATTAAAACTAGTAATTGCGCTTAATGGTGATGACATGGATAGCTGGCATTAAGAGGTTAAAAGTTAGTGAAATATGATATGGCTAATGTGGATTGTTAGTTGGAGATGATGCGCATGTCTTGCATGCTGAAATAAAACTTTGTAGTGAGGATTAGCTATATTAAAGTAGTAATTACATTTAGTGAAGATGACGATTTGGGTAGCTTGTATTAAGAAGTTGAAAGTCAGTGGAACCAGCGCGTTGCTGCGGTAATTCTATTGCGCTTGTTAGGATGTTGATTCCTGGAGTTAGAAATGTAGGGCTTTGCATGTGTTAAAAACTTAAGTGACAATATAGTTGAGCAATCTTTCTAACATGGAAGGACAACAAATGGTTGATAATTTAAAAAGTGTCGTTAATTCATAATCATGGTTGCACTTTGCATCAAAATATGTTCAGAGCTATTTTGTGAAGCCCCCCGACAACAGTAAGAATTAAGATTGTTAGGAGACACGGGGCTATATGTGTATACATTGTTCGCCTTCCCTTATGTGCTTATGGATTATGACCGAAACGAtcccgatttccacgaagggaaatctacAGATTCGAAGTATAACATGATAGTCCCAGTtgatcatcccatcacattatcaaataacagtcgatatcacagtcatacatcgaatacaTGTCTTAGAGATAGTACAAATAGCAAgttttactcattattacatcgccacttggcGGAATCACTCAGAGCACACAACATCTGGAACAACATCATGTAGAACGGCAACGGGCGTAGACTTCATCTTCCGAACCGAACTTGAGCGAAGGACAAGACTTCTAATCCTCCCAACCATCTCCCTGGTAGTCGTACTCAGACTCGGGACCTTCCAAACaattatcagtacaatttgtactggccaccggctcccaccctatgctttgcatttgctttgtggtaggtggaatgcaagggtagagcaaaagacctatttatgGTTGTGGTTTCCTATGCGAGTATAATCAAAGTTTTATAATAATTCATCAatttttaacccatctcatccacacgtttacccatcccatcacacacatctcaccacactctcactctctaggctacaaggacaactccctctcaTACCTTGCGTTATCGGCTAAAAGTCAAAATCCAACAAACccagggggagagaagaaaggactctgCTCACTAGTCAAGTGAAATAGTAACATAGGAAAGATCCATAGTCGAAAAGAcgacatatgtatcgatcgatcaaccatacactctgcagaggtttacaCTACCATCAGATCCTCCGTCATCGACGACCGTCGTCATCTAGGCTAATTCTGGCTTCTTTCTAGTTTGGAACGATACCATCCTACCACTCAGCCTTGAGGCACCCCGGATTTCTCCGACACGCTGTGACTATGAAACGTAAATACCTCCCCCACAAGTGGTAATACGCACCTATAAGGGTTTGAGAATCTAACATCCTCACCCCCACACTATCAACTTACAACCTAGCAGTAATGGCATCGCCCAGATTAGTCCACAACCATCTCCTCCCTAGAGAGGAACGGATGGGGTGCAAGGATTCCTATGAACCGGTTCCCAGAACGTATAAGTCCTTAGGGTGACCGAACAAGACATCTTCACAAAAGGGGTTCCGGCACCCTATGCTTCAACAACACCTCTACTCTGGGGATTCGTCCCATGAAGAACACTCCTCCCTAGAGTCTATACCTCAAATCGGTACCCATCATAGGTACAACTCTCAAGGAGAGCTCAAGTCACACTCTGGCAAGACTCGCTCAACAGCTCGTCATAGATCCTACTCGGTCGattcaaccctcaccacacacccaagacgcacGCCAAGATCTTCCCAAGTTGTTATCACATTATTTCCACATTATCGGCACCAAGTGCCTTatccactcacaaacaatcctccaccaagcatcacatcacagatataatgcatagtagaagcaagTAGTAAGCAGGAAGCGAGCATCTAGCCTAACAGTGGGTGTGCATGGGTAatggttgtgtcaaggtaaaggcttcaagcaattctaccatgcaacctatcacagttaATTTGCATAAAAATAGAGCACTAGCAACTACATTATTGCATGTCTagtaggattctacgaggttgggtgggacatggcacctaCAGGCAAGTTGTCTCGCAACTCCTCTGTGTAGTCATAGTCGTCCTCCTCAGGATTCTGCTCTTTAGGGGTTGTGAAACCAGGCATATAGCCacgataagcgactcctatagaaGATCACCAAGAAGCAAcagaaattcaaaagatccaaatgcactcaaacataagcctatgatgtagagcttatttttagaaaattttagacagtggtttcatatttttctaaggtcggatgaatttactatgaatttataagtttaaatcaatttctcaaaaaaagaaaaagggctGTAAATTCCAAGGCTTGACATGTGGCGCGCTTTGATTGGTGAGGCGGATGAGTcattgacaggtggggtcggtcaACGGTCAGCGGTGACCGATCAACAGTCAATGTTGACTGGGCTCAGACTGGGCCTAGCGGGCTAGATTTTGGGCTAGGTTGGGTTGATCTGGGCTGGGCCAGGCCCTACACGTGTCACTCATCTAGGCCAGCCACATGGCGCTGGCGGGCTACTAATGGGCTCACGCCCACAggcgtggctcatggtggactatGCCATGCGGGTCCATGGACCGCAGgcatggtccatggtggaccacaTCCACCCTTTCTCCCTCCTTCCTTTGGTCTATGGCGCACCAGGTGCACCGAGCGATAGGGCatgtctctctctttctccctcctcTCCCGTGGTGGTGCTCTCACTGGTAGCGACCTTGTCTACTCTCACGCTATGGTGGCCCAGCGAGGCTGCTAGGGAACTCTATGGTATTGCGGGGGCATGAGGAGctatgggggtataaccctaggtacccacggcaaTGGACATGGGTCGCACCACCAGAggaggtctagcccataagatcaagaccTATGGTGCCCAGTTCTAGTCGGCGTGCATCGCAAGGCAATCAaaagacatcttggcgatgaaggaagatctttttggatatgata belongs to Miscanthus floridulus cultivar M001 chromosome 4, ASM1932011v1, whole genome shotgun sequence and includes:
- the LOC136549572 gene encoding pentatricopeptide repeat-containing protein At3g29230-like, which produces MEQELLKILRGLNLKSPRHLLQTHAQLLARGLSASPRLLPALVSAAFSISSSSPRQAAAAAILRAAGASASTVAHNTLIERLAGRGGGGGRDCSAADAFAAYAAMRAAGVSPNGFTFTFLLRACESLRRLPLCRCVHGQVLRCGFGSDVVVQNALLNVYYKCSDRGDVGVARKVFDEMAERDVVSWNSIVGVYMSSGDATGAMELFEAMPERNVVSWNTVVAAFTRVGDMVSARAVFDRMPIRDAISWNLMISGYAASGNVESARSLFDLMDRKDVVSWTAMVSAYAKIGDLDSARVLFDHMPDKNLVSWNAMITGYNHNSRYDEALRTFQQMMLEGRFMPDEATLVSVVSACAQLGSVEYCNWISSYISKNNSHITVALGNALMDMSAKCGDVGRARLVFNKMKTRCVITWTTMISGFAYNGQFREALLIYHDMCREGVTLDDTVFVAALAACAHGGLLQEGWSIFKQMVEHYGIVPRMEHYGCIVDLLGRAGKLQEAVRFIESMPLKPAVVIWVTLLSSCITHGDAELTEYVSARVVEIEPFNSSYQVLVSNCSALEGRWGSVMDARRTMRDRGVEKTPGSSLIQVGNEVHEFLAKDTRHKKRKEVYETLDGLIALIRHTEHTPWISYCSTLE